From Microcoleus sp. bin38.metabat.b11b12b14.051:
AAAGTTTTTTGTAGTTATTGCCAGTATGTCGATCGCAATTGCTCTGGTGGGGACTTACAATCCCTATCCCAACGATTCTACCGGGAAAGTAAGCCTTGGGGGCAGTTATATTTCGGGATATACATTTCTGGTTAATGCCAATAGCATCGCCAATAACTCCTCAGTTATGTATAAAATTAGCTTAGGCGTCAGCGGTGTCGCAATATATTTTATGTTTAACAGGTTATTGAAAAGATTCAAGCAAACTCAAAATATCCCTGCCGACGATAATGTAGTGTAATGCAGCAAGGCAATCTAAATTATGAAACCATATCAGCAAATCGCGATCGATGAATGCGGCGAGCCTTTAGTGCCAATTCCCCCTGAACATTTTGCCTTTGAAACGCCACACGCTTATCAAAAGTTGGGTGCTCCCTATCAAAACAGCAAAGCAGATTCGCCTTTCTATTTGCGGCAAGGAGTTGTAGATAGTTTGCTCTCCGCTAAAATGCAACTACAGCAAAATTATCCAAATTGGCAAATTCTGATATTTGACGCTTACCGGCCCGTGGAAGTCCAGCAATTTATGGTCGATTATACTTTTAATCAAATTGCCGTAGCTCAAGGCTGCGAATTTCCGGTTTCCGAAGACAAACGGCAAGTAATTATAGAACACGTATATCAATTTTGGGCGGTACCGAGCATGGATCTGGCGACGCCTCCCCCTCACAGTACGGGTGCGGCTTTAGATGTAACTTTGGTGGATGAAAATCAGCGACAAATTGATATGGGTTCTGCGATTGATGAAATATCGGAACGTTCTTATCCGGATTATTATGCAAATAGCGATGAGCCGCAAAAACAGGAATATCACCGCCGCAGGCAAATATTAAGAGAGGCGATGGTAGCTGCTGGTTTTCAGCGGCATCCTAACGAATGGTGGCACTTTTCTCTGGGCGATCAGATGTGGGCTTGGTTGACAAATCAAAACAATAGTGGTAGTCAAGTTGTGGCCCGATACGGCCGCTATTAAACCCTTTGAGGTTTTATATTTGAGATGACTGAATGCTCGATCGCCATAAATCATTTGGATAGCAACCGCCAAGACACTGAGAACGTCCTAAATTGCTGAAACCCTAGCTTTTATTAAGCCTTCCTTCCTTCCTTCTTCCTTCTTACTTCGGTCAACTGTCAATTGTCAACCATCAACTGCTTTCGGAGTCAACTGTCAACTTTCGGAGTCAACTGTCAACTATCAACTGTCAACTGTCAACTGTTCCAGGGAGGCTATTGCCAGCGGGGTAGCGGTGCTTTAAGATTAACGATAGCGAACAAGTGCAGGCAAATTCAGCCAGCACCGCAAACCCTAAAGGATAACTCAGAGTTCACCCAATGAAAGCACTCATCCTCTCTGGCGGCAAAGGAACACGCTTGCGTCCCCTCACCTATACGGGTGCTAAGCAGTTGGTTCCTGTGGCAAATAAGCCGATACTGTGGTACGGAATTGAAGGCATTGTGGCGGCTGGGATTACGGATATTGGGATTGTTATTAGTCCCGAAACCGGGGAAGAGGTGAAGGCGAAAACAGGAGACGGCTCTCGCTTCGGTGCAAAAATTACTTATATTTTGCAATCAGAACCGGCGGGACTGGCTCACGCGGTGAAAGTTGCCAGACCATTTTTGGGCGATTCTCCGTTTATCATGTATTTGGGAGATAACTTAATTCAGAGCCAGCTCGATCCGTTTTTAGAGAACTTTAATCAGCAAAAGCTAGACGCTCTAATTTTGCTGCGTCCAGTTCCCAATCCCTCTGCTTTTGGTGTTGCTAAAGTAGATGAAAACGGGCGAGTTTTGCAGTTAGTAGAAAAACCTAAGGTTCCGCCGTCTAATTTAGCACTGGTGGGGATTTACTTTTTTGCTCCTAGCATTCACGAGGCGATCGATCAAATTCAACCTTCGCCCCGCGGCGAGCTGGAAATTACCGATGCCATCCAACAGCTCATCAATGAGCAAAAACAGGTAGAAGCCTGCAATTTAGAGGGTTGGTGGCTGGATACAGGTAAAAAAGACGATTTGCTGAGTGCAAACCAAATCATTTTAGATAGCTGTGTCGTAGCTTCAACGGAATTAAAAGTAGACGCTAAAAGTCAAATAATCGGGCGAGTGCAAGTAGGTGAAGGCACGGAAATCATTAATTCTACAGTTCGCGGGCCTGTGGTAATTGGGGAAAATTGCCGCATTGAAAATAGCTTTATCGGGCCTTACAGCAGTATTGCCGATCGCGTGACGATGATTGATGCTGACATCGAACACAGTGTAATCTTGCAAGGGGCGAAAATAGTTGGCATTCACCAGCGGATTGTTGACAGCGTGATCGGACAGCGAGCACAACTTACTAACGCCCCGCCGCGTCCGAAAGCTCTGCGGTTTATGATCGGTGATGACAGTCAAATCGAGCTAGTTTAAATTGACATTGGCACTATTTTCCCAAGGGCAATTTACGGGATAACGCGCAGCTTGTAGGGCGCGCAACGCGCACCCATTGACGGAAAGAAAATTCACTAGATGCGGCGCCACAAGCGCTTTACAGTCACGGGATGGTGCTTGTGGCGCACCATAATAAAAGGAGGGGGAAGATTGCAGTACGAAGAAATACCAACTCAACAAATCATAGATAAATTGCGGCAAACTTTGGAGCCGCGAATTGGTATTGCTGAGCTGCCGCTGTCTGCAAGAGTAAATAGTCGAGTTCGAGATGAAGATGACGAAGATATCGCGCTGTTGAAGAGCGGTTTCGATATTTACAACGTCCCAATTACATCTTACCAAAGGCGCCTCGGTTCTGCGGTCATAGCCGTGAGAAAAATAGTCCGCAAATTGCTCAGGCCCGTACTGGAACGACAAGTTATTTACAATTTTGCTAATACCCGCGTCGTGCAAACGTTGAGCATACAATTGCAAAAATTGCAAGAAAATCAACAAACTCTCGAAAAAAAAGTTACTTCGGAATTCAGCAGCGGATTTCCCGAAGTTAAAGTACAGCTTGAGACTCAACAAAAGGCGATCGCCAGTTTTCAGTCTGAAATAGAGCAAATCAAAGCAGTACAGCAGCAACATACTGCTATTTTAGAGGAGATTGCCGCTCAATTGCTCGATCGACCGCAATAAAAAATCAAAAATGACCCTAAATAATTCGATCGCCAGCCCAGGATTCATTCGCAATTTTGCAATGCTTAAATAAAAAAAATCCAATAATTCAATTCTTCAATTATTAAATCCTAAATAATTCAATCTAAAATCCAAAATCCAAAATCCAAAATCGAATGACTTTACTGCCAATATGCTCGTTTATTATAGTCAACTATAACGGGCTGCGCCACACCAAAGACTGCTTAAAATCTCTCCAAAAACTTGCGTATCCCGAACAGCTCATCGATTTAATTGTAATTGATAATTGCTCAGCAGACGATTCCGTTACTTCCCTCCGCGAACTGTTTCCCAAAGTTCAGATTTTTGTGAATTCTGCCAACAACTTCGCCAAAGCTCTCAACTTCGGCATCAGCGAAGCAAAAGGGCAATACATCTGCTTCCTAAATAACGATGCAACCCTTGACCGTCACTGGCTAGAAATATTAATTAAACGCCTAGAAAATGACAAAAAAGTAGGTGCAGCTAGCGGTAAATTGCTGTTCAAAGATGGGCGAATTAACAGCGCCGGAATTCAGCAATTACCTAATTATTATTGGCAAGATGTCGGCTTTGGCGAAAAAGATGCGGGACAGTACGATACAGAAAGAGAAGTCGAGGGGCTGTGTTGGGCGGCGGTGCTTTTTCGCAGGGAATGTCTGGAAGATGTCGGGCCGATTGATGAAGATTTTGTGATGTATTTTGAAGATGTAGAGTTTGCCAAACGCTGTCACAAACGCGGGTGGAAAATGCTTTATACTCCCGCAGCTATCGCCCATCACGAGTATAGGGGTTCGAGTAAAGGTAGCAAACTCACCGAGTATTTCTGCAACCGCAATCGTTTTTTGTATTTGGCGAAACACGAACCGTTGCAATTAGTTAAAGCAATTCACACTTCTGATTTTTTTAGTAACAAGCAGTACGATTTGCTGTTCGAGAGTTTATTTGTCGCGATTAAAAAACTGCTAGATTATCAGAAACCGGAAATTGTCGCCGCGGTAGTGCCGCAATTGGCCGAAAAGTTGGCGGTGATTTACAGCCGCAGCAAGATCGATCGCATTTTACCTCGATTGCAGGTGGTGCGGGGCGATCGCAAAATGTCGATCGCAATTTACGATCACGGACTGCATTTTATCGGCGGCGGGCAAAAATACGTCGCTACCGCCGCTTCGCTGCTGCAAAATGAATTTGACATTACCTTCATCACCAACAAACCCGTTGCTGTTTCCGACTTAGAGTCGTGGTACGGGCTGAATCTTTCAGGCTGCAAAATTAAACTTATTCCCTTGGAATTTTACGAAAAACGCGCAATGCAGTGCATCGATTCCAGCATCATCGCCGACGATATGGAAAATCCTTTCGATGAAATTGCCAAAGAAAGCAAAAATTACGATATTTTTGTCAACGCGAATCAACTGGAAAAAGTAAAACCGCTATCGCCTATATCAGTATTTTTCTGCCACTTTCCCAATACTTTTCGGAACTCTCACTTTGCTGTGGATGACTACACCTTTATTATTGCCAACAGCCAATTTACTATCAAGTGGTTGGACAAACGCTGGAACTTGCAGCCAACTTTTTTGCTGTATCCGCCCGTGGAAATGGCAATAGCTAAAGTACCAAAAGAAAAGATAATTTTAGCTGTGGGACAGTTTGAAGCTGGGGGGACAAAAAAGCAAATTGAGTTAATCGAAGCTTTCCGCAGCTTGCTAACAAATTATCCAGTAGAACTTCAGGGATGGAGGTTGATTTTAGCTGGTAGCAGCGTTCCCAAAAATCCTTATTTAAAGACGGTGCAGAATTTAGTGAAGGAAGATGCAAGGGCGATCGAACTCCAAGTCAATGCAGAGTTAGATGAGATCAAATCGCTTTATGCTAGATCCAGTATATTTTGGCACGCCTGCGGTTTGGGCGAAGTCAATCCTCAAAGGTTTGAGCATTTCGGGATGGCGACTGTCGAAGCAATGCAAAATAGTTGTGCTCCGATCGCCTTTTGTGGCGGTGGACAACCGGAAATTGTCGAACACGGGCGATCGGGCTTTTTGTTCAATAGCGTTGAACAACTGTGCCAATATTCACATCAACTAATTGTCAATCCCGATTTGCTAGCAGAGCTTCAAGCTAGCGCGCAGCAACGCAGTCAGAACTTTAGACTGGCACCTTTTGAGAAAAAAGTCAAGAGTTTTTTTGAGATTATTCACCAAGAGTATGCTACAATTCGGCTGCCAAATCCTGCTGATATTGCTCAAATGCTCGATCGACCTTAAGCATCCAGATATCGATCTGGGTAATAACGCGGCAGAAATGTAGACGGCGTTTCAACCGCGCCTAAATCTGGCATCAACCAGATTTGATATCAAATATCGATTAATAAAAAGTTAATTTATTCTCAAAACGTGTCCAATCCACTGTTAATTAATTTATCCTTTCTAACTGCCGAACCCACGGGAATCGGGACTTATGCAGCTAATCTTTTTCCCCAACTTCAAAAACTAGAACCAACTTTGCTGACTTCCCAGCAAATAGACGATTATAGTTGCTATAAAATCCCAGACAACATTACACCGGATCGAGGGCCAAAAGCACAAATCAACAGACTGCTGTGGACTCAATTTAACTTGCCTAAAATCTACCGCGAATTGCAGTCAAACCTGATTTTTTCCCCAATACCCGAAGCACCTTTATATTCCCAATGCCGCTACATAGTCACAGTTCATGATTTAATTCCTTTGCGGTTCCCGCAAAAATTATCTCGATTAACAGCTTATTTTCGGTACTACATACCGCAGGTTTTGCGCCAAGCAGAACACATTATTTGCGATTCAGAATCAACAGCAGCGGATGTTGCTAAATATTACAAAATTCCGCATCAGAAAATGACGGCAATTCCCCTAGCTTGTGATAATATTAACTTTAAATATCTCGATTTGCCAGCTAAAAACTATTTTCTGTATACCGGCAGACACGATCCTTACAAAAACTTAGAAAGATTAATTGCTGCATTTGCGAGTTTAGCCGATCGCGCAAATTACGAATTGTGGCTAGCCGGGCCTCCCAACGCCTACACGCCGCAGTCGATCGCCCAAGTAGAAAAATTAGGCTTACAATCTTCCGTAAAATTTCTCGGTTACGTTCCCTATTCGCAATTACCCGTACTGATGAATCAGGCGATCGCCCTAGTATCTCCCACACTCTGGGAAGGCTTCGGCTTGCCAATTTTGGAAGCAATGGCCTGCGGTACACCAGTCATCACATCCAACCTGTCATCAATGCCAGAAGTAGCCGGAGATGCGGCATTATTAGTCAATCCCTACAGCATCGGGGAAATAGCAGCAGCCATGCAAACAGTAGCGACAGATTCAAAAGTGCGATCGAACTTAAAAAAAGCTAGCTTAGGGCGATCGGCAGAATTTAGCTGGCAAAAAACCGGAAAAGCAACCGCCAAAATCCTACAACAATATCTTTAGAAAAAATCAGTCTAAAATTAAGGTTTGTAGTGCGGACTTTAGTCCGTATTAATCTGAAGAAAAAGGACTAAAGTCCTCACTACCAACCTTGATTTTTGTTTGTAGTGCGGACTTTAGTCCGTATTAATCTGAAGAAAAAGGACTAAAGTCCTCACTACCAACCTTGATTTTTGTTTGTAGTGCGGACTTCAGTCCGTATTAATCTGAAGAAAAAGGACTAAAGTCCTCACTACAAGCCTTGATTTTTGTTGGAGCGTGCGGACTTCAGTCCGTATTAATCTGAAGAAAAAGGACTAAAGTCCTCACTACAAACCTTGATTTTTGTTTGTAGTGCGGACTTCAGTCCGTATTAATCTGAAGAAAAAGGACTAAAGTCCTCACTACAAGCCTTGATTTTTGTTGGAGCGTGCGGACTTCAGTCCGTATTAATCTGAAGAAAAAGGACTAAAGTCCTCACTACAAGCCTTGATTTTTGTTGGAGCGTGCGGACTTTAGTCCGTATTAATCTGAAGAAAAAGGACTAAAGTCCTCACTACAAACCTTGATTTTTGTTTGTAGTGCGGACTTCAGTCCGTATTAATCTGAAGAAAAAGGACTAAAGTCCTCACTACAAACCTTGATTTTTGTTGGAGCGTGCGGACTTCAGTCCGTATTAATCTGAAGAAAAAGGACTAAAGTCCTCACTACAAGCCTTGATTTTTGTTTAAAATTGTCCATCCTCATATTCCGTGCCAAATGCCAAACTCCCAATCCAACCTACTAATAAATCTTTCCTTCCTAATTTCTCAACCAACAGGCTTAGCCATCTACGCCAAAAACCTATTCCCCCACCTAAAAACCCTCAACCCAACCTTACTCACAGCCCAAAACTTCCCCAACAACAACTGCTACAAAATCCCCGCCAACCTCACACCAGAACAAGGAACCAAAGGACACATCAACCGATTGCTGTGGACGCAAACCCAACTCCCCAAAATATACAAACAGCTAAAATCAAACCTCTTATTTTCTCCAATTCCAGAAGCACCTTTATTTGCCGGATGCCGCTATATAATTACAGTCCACGACTTAATAGCCCTGCGATTTCCCCGCCGCTTCGATCCGCTGGCAATTTATCACCGCTACTACATTCCGCAAGTGCTGCGACAGGCGGAACATATCATCTGCGATTCCGAATCAACTGCTAACGATATCATCAATTTTTGCAAGATTCCAAGTTCTTTAATCTCGCGAATTTTTCCCGGCTACGATGCCAGTTTTTTTAAGTTTTTAGACTTACCAACAAGCAATTATTTCCTTTATATGGGCCGCCACAATCCTCATAAAAACGTGCAGCGAGTTGTCGCAGCCTTTGCGGCTTTACCCAATAATTCCGAGTACGAATTGTGGATTACAGGATCGGAAGATAAACGCTATACGCCGCTGCTGAAGGCGCAGGTTGCAGAATTGGGATTGTGCGATCGCGTAAAATTCCTCAATTACCTCCCCGCGGCTGATTTGCCGAAAGTCATCAACCGGGCGATCGCCCTAGTATTTCCCAGTCTTTGGGAAGGATTCGGTCTCCCGGTGCTCGAAGCAATGGCTTGTGGAACTCCTGTCATCACCTCTAACCTGTCTTCCATGCCCGAAGTGGGGGGGGAGGGGGCTTGGTTAGTCAATCCCTACAGCGTCCCGGAAATCGCCTCTGCTATGCAACAGCTTGCTACTGATAGCAAAGTTCGATCGCAGTTGCGGGAGCTCGGTTTGGCCAGAGCAAAACAATTTAGCTGGGAACAGACAGGGCGCGAAACTGCTGCTATTCTCGATCGATACAGTTGACAGTTGACAGTTGACAGTTGACAATTGACAGCTTTAGTCAGTTGACAGCGGACAGTTGACAGAAGCCAGTTGACAGAAGCAAGAGGGCAGAGGGAACGAGATTTTCCTACGATCGCGATCGGACACTCGCCCCCTCGCCCCCTCGCTTCACCAAGGGACTGATAGACCCTTTTACTTGTTGATACCCAACTGATCGCCGCGCTTGTACTGCTGATAAGCAGCAAAAAACAGCCCCGAGAGAGTAACAAAGATTAGACCCAGAACAATACCTGAAAGCAGCGGTTCTACCATGAGAGCTCCTTAACGTTAAGATTTAACAATCTATTTTTAATATTACCAGCACTTATACAGATGAATTTTCACAAAACCACCATTCAAGAGTTCTGAAAGCTTGCTCTCCCCGCTGCGAAGGATTAAGCTATGTTATGAGAAATAAATTTTCTTGTAGATACTATTTTTAATTGAAATCCTTTGAATCACCAACTTGCCAGGAATGAAATTAAAAACCCGATCGAGCGACTGGTCATATTTGCGATCGCGGTGTTGCTTGCCATCATGTTGGCGAGCATGACCATCCGTCAGTTTCAAGTCGCAGAGCCGTATGTCAAAAGCGTCCTGTCCCTGACAGGCAACCAGTTTCAGGGTTCTGCCATTTTTCAAATGAACTGTGCAGGCTGTCATACATTGGTTTCAGACAGCCAAGTCGGGCCCAACCTGCACGGAGTGTCGCAGCGCAAATCCGAATTCGAGCTGATCCGCCAAGTCACCAGCGGGCGAACCCCACCCATGCCACAATTTCAGCCCAGCCCGCAAGAAATGGCCGACTTGCTGAAATATCTCCAACAAATTTAACCAAAAAAAGGGCAACAATATTCGTTCCCTGGCTGCGGATTGTCAGGTAAGGAATGAAAATTTAATAACTTGCACAAGTTTGTGGGGTGGGCGGGAGAGCCCGCACTCTTACAAGGGCGGGCGTCCCGCCCACCCCACAATAACAATGAAAATTGTAAGTTATATCAAATCCGGTTGCATAGGAATTATTAATCTCTCTATTCTCTCTCTGTGTCCTCTGCGCCCTCTGCGGTTAAATCATTCCGATACAACCGGAAACGATATTATTTAATTTTCGATCCTAAGACAAAGGGGAGCAGTCATTTGTGTCAACAAATGACTGCTCCCCTTTGTCTATATAATTTACCGCCGATCGCCCCTCTCCCTGGCATCTCCCTGATTGTTGGGGGATTTTGAGAAGAATTTTGTCCCCCCTGGTTGAAGGGGAGGGCTGGGCGATCGGGGGTGTAATCGTCAAACAGCAGGCTGCGACTGGGTTTTAGCTGCTGTTTGACACCTCCTTGTGGACTAAACGAGCAAGCTAAAGCTGCTCGCCGATAACTGGGTAGGCTGCACGCCCGCCACTACAGCCAAAATCTGGTTGCTGCTGGCGATCGCGATCGCCGTCGAGCCGTTAGTTTGGCTAAGTGACAGTTGATTGAAGTCCAAGCCTCCCGCCAACAGCAGCGTATCAAATCCGGGCGTAAAGTTAATAATCGTGTCAGTTCCCCCACCGGGAGCCAAGAGAAAGCGATTGGCGCTGGTACCGCCGATCAGGATATCGTTACCGCTGCCGCCAAACAGCAAATCATCACCACTGCCACCAAAGAGCACATCATCGCCGCTGCCGCCAAGCAAGGTATTGTTACCCTCGTTGCCGCAGAGAGTGTCATTGCCTTGATCGCCAAATAGCACGTCATCATCGAGACCTCCCAACATTAGGTCATCGCCTTTGCCACCGTACAATACATCACTGCCTTGGTCGCCAGAGATCGAGTCATTACCACGATTGCCGTAGATTGTATCGTCGCTAATATCGCCAAAGATCAAGTCAAAGCCTTTACCACCAAAGAGAGTATCGGCATCAATGCCACCGTACACAGTATCGTTACCCGTGTTGGCATTGATGTAATCGCCACCCTCTTGACCAAAGATCAAATCGTCGCCGCCCAACCCGAAGATAGAGTCAGTGTTTGCACTGCCCACAAGGGTATCGTTGCCGTTAGTGCCGTTGACAACACCGTTCCGTGAAGGACTCGCCGGCAGATTGGGAGCGATAATCCTGGGGAACTCATCAGGGCAAACCAAATCTGTCGGTACAGGTGTCGGTGCAGGCGTTGGCGTCGGTACAGGTGCAGGCGTCGGCGTCGGTACAGGTGCCGGAGTCGGCGTCGGCACAGGTGCAGGTGTTGGAGTCGGTACAGGTGCCGGAGTCGGCGTCGGCACAGGTTCAGGCGTCGGCGTCGGTGCCGGAGTCGGTGCCGGAGTCGGCGTCGTGATAACAACTGTCGGCGTCGGCGTCGTGACAGGCGTTGGCGTCGGCGTCGGAGGCGTCGGCGTCGGCGTGGTGATAATCGGTGTCGGCGTCGGGGAGTTCCCGAAGTTGATGCCGCTGACAATAGCACCCGAAGTCAGAATGATGTCGGCAGGGTTGGGGGTGCTTTGAGTGTACCCAGTTTGGTTGACTTCCCGGATGCTGTAGGTTGCCGGCGCTAGGTTGGCAAACAGATAGTTACCGCTGGCGTCCGTGGTGGTAGTAACAGAAGCAGGGGCAGGAGTAGGAGAAGGAGCTGTTCCAGTGACCACCCTGTTTAACACAATTTGGAAATTGGCTAAACCGGGTTCTCCGGCATCCTGAATGCCATTTTTGTTAGTGTCTTGGAACTTGAGACCTCGGATCGCGCCCGGTTGGGGCAGGAAGTTACCGAAGTTAACGCCCGTGATGGCATCTCCGGCCTTAACGACAGTCGGGGCGGGGTTAGGTGTGGTCTGAATCCAGCCAGTTTGCTGTACTTCTCTTACCTGGAAAGTGCCTGCGGGTACGTTGCGTAGAGTGTAGGTGCCGTCAGCATTAGTGACGCTGGTAATTTCCCCTTGATCGAAGATTCCATTTGCTGGGTTGCTATCGAGGAAGATTTGCCAGTTCCCTAGCCCTGGTTCCGCACTATCCTTAACGGCGTTTTGGTTGAGGTCGTTGAATTTTTGACCGCTGATCGTGCTCGTCTGGAAATAGTTGCCGAAATTGTTGTTTTGGGAGTCGCTACCGCTGGTGACGGCCACCGTCAACGCTGTGTTAGCTGCGGGCTTGGTTTGTATCCAGCCCGGTTGCTGTACTTCCCGGACGTTGTAGGTGCCCGCTAGCAGGTTGCTGAACTGGTACTTACCGGTGACATCGGTGACGGCTACGATTTCGGTTGGGTCTTGCTTGGCGTCGTTGTTGGTATCCAGGTAGATTGTCCAGCCTGGTAGCGGTGCTTCGCCGGCATCTTGAGCGCCATTTCTGTTGAGGTCGTTAAATTTGATGCCACTAATTTTGCCGACTTGGAAGTTGCCGAAGTCTTGACCGACGATCGGCGTATTGCTAACAGGGTTAATTGTATAAGAAGTCGGCCCGCCAGTTTGTGAGAAACCTGCGGGGACATCTTCTCTCACAAAGTACCGACCGCTACCTACGCCAGTAAAGTTATAAGTACCGGGAGCCGCAGGCGCTGTGCCGGAAACTTGAGTGCCTGCTGGGGCGTCGCCGCTATCTAATGTGCCGTTATTGTTAGTATCCTTAAACAGGCGGACGGTAGTACCGTTGAGGGGGGTATCGTCAGGACTCAACCCGTTACCTGTAACGTCGGTTAATACCCTGCCACTGACGGTGATGTTTTGGAAAATGCCGAAGTTTTGCAGGGTGACGGGAGTACCGCTAGTGGCGGTAACTGGAATCGCCGCAGCCGGGAAAGAAATGCTGGAG
This genomic window contains:
- a CDS encoding M15 family metallopeptidase, yielding MKPYQQIAIDECGEPLVPIPPEHFAFETPHAYQKLGAPYQNSKADSPFYLRQGVVDSLLSAKMQLQQNYPNWQILIFDAYRPVEVQQFMVDYTFNQIAVAQGCEFPVSEDKRQVIIEHVYQFWAVPSMDLATPPPHSTGAALDVTLVDENQRQIDMGSAIDEISERSYPDYYANSDEPQKQEYHRRRQILREAMVAAGFQRHPNEWWHFSLGDQMWAWLTNQNNSGSQVVARYGRY
- a CDS encoding glucose-1-phosphate thymidylyltransferase — its product is MKALILSGGKGTRLRPLTYTGAKQLVPVANKPILWYGIEGIVAAGITDIGIVISPETGEEVKAKTGDGSRFGAKITYILQSEPAGLAHAVKVARPFLGDSPFIMYLGDNLIQSQLDPFLENFNQQKLDALILLRPVPNPSAFGVAKVDENGRVLQLVEKPKVPPSNLALVGIYFFAPSIHEAIDQIQPSPRGELEITDAIQQLINEQKQVEACNLEGWWLDTGKKDDLLSANQIILDSCVVASTELKVDAKSQIIGRVQVGEGTEIINSTVRGPVVIGENCRIENSFIGPYSSIADRVTMIDADIEHSVILQGAKIVGIHQRIVDSVIGQRAQLTNAPPRPKALRFMIGDDSQIELV
- a CDS encoding glycosyltransferase; the protein is MTLLPICSFIIVNYNGLRHTKDCLKSLQKLAYPEQLIDLIVIDNCSADDSVTSLRELFPKVQIFVNSANNFAKALNFGISEAKGQYICFLNNDATLDRHWLEILIKRLENDKKVGAASGKLLFKDGRINSAGIQQLPNYYWQDVGFGEKDAGQYDTEREVEGLCWAAVLFRRECLEDVGPIDEDFVMYFEDVEFAKRCHKRGWKMLYTPAAIAHHEYRGSSKGSKLTEYFCNRNRFLYLAKHEPLQLVKAIHTSDFFSNKQYDLLFESLFVAIKKLLDYQKPEIVAAVVPQLAEKLAVIYSRSKIDRILPRLQVVRGDRKMSIAIYDHGLHFIGGGQKYVATAASLLQNEFDITFITNKPVAVSDLESWYGLNLSGCKIKLIPLEFYEKRAMQCIDSSIIADDMENPFDEIAKESKNYDIFVNANQLEKVKPLSPISVFFCHFPNTFRNSHFAVDDYTFIIANSQFTIKWLDKRWNLQPTFLLYPPVEMAIAKVPKEKIILAVGQFEAGGTKKQIELIEAFRSLLTNYPVELQGWRLILAGSSVPKNPYLKTVQNLVKEDARAIELQVNAELDEIKSLYARSSIFWHACGLGEVNPQRFEHFGMATVEAMQNSCAPIAFCGGGQPEIVEHGRSGFLFNSVEQLCQYSHQLIVNPDLLAELQASAQQRSQNFRLAPFEKKVKSFFEIIHQEYATIRLPNPADIAQMLDRP
- a CDS encoding glycosyltransferase family 1 protein — encoded protein: MSNPLLINLSFLTAEPTGIGTYAANLFPQLQKLEPTLLTSQQIDDYSCYKIPDNITPDRGPKAQINRLLWTQFNLPKIYRELQSNLIFSPIPEAPLYSQCRYIVTVHDLIPLRFPQKLSRLTAYFRYYIPQVLRQAEHIICDSESTAADVAKYYKIPHQKMTAIPLACDNINFKYLDLPAKNYFLYTGRHDPYKNLERLIAAFASLADRANYELWLAGPPNAYTPQSIAQVEKLGLQSSVKFLGYVPYSQLPVLMNQAIALVSPTLWEGFGLPILEAMACGTPVITSNLSSMPEVAGDAALLVNPYSIGEIAAAMQTVATDSKVRSNLKKASLGRSAEFSWQKTGKATAKILQQYL
- a CDS encoding glycosyltransferase family 1 protein, translated to MPNSQSNLLINLSFLISQPTGLAIYAKNLFPHLKTLNPTLLTAQNFPNNNCYKIPANLTPEQGTKGHINRLLWTQTQLPKIYKQLKSNLLFSPIPEAPLFAGCRYIITVHDLIALRFPRRFDPLAIYHRYYIPQVLRQAEHIICDSESTANDIINFCKIPSSLISRIFPGYDASFFKFLDLPTSNYFLYMGRHNPHKNVQRVVAAFAALPNNSEYELWITGSEDKRYTPLLKAQVAELGLCDRVKFLNYLPAADLPKVINRAIALVFPSLWEGFGLPVLEAMACGTPVITSNLSSMPEVGGEGAWLVNPYSVPEIASAMQQLATDSKVRSQLRELGLARAKQFSWEQTGRETAAILDRYS
- the petG gene encoding cytochrome b6-f complex subunit V, coding for MVEPLLSGIVLGLIFVTLSGLFFAAYQQYKRGDQLGINK
- a CDS encoding c-type cytochrome, which gives rise to MNHQLARNEIKNPIERLVIFAIAVLLAIMLASMTIRQFQVAEPYVKSVLSLTGNQFQGSAIFQMNCAGCHTLVSDSQVGPNLHGVSQRKSEFELIRQVTSGRTPPMPQFQPSPQEMADLLKYLQQI